A region from the Azospirillum thermophilum genome encodes:
- a CDS encoding phosphopantetheine-binding protein, protein MDDLESEVKALIVTSLNLEDLGPEDIDSEEPLFVEGLGLDSIDALELGVALRKKYGLKIESVGEDIKAHFATVRSLARFIRSQQAAQQA, encoded by the coding sequence ATGGATGACCTCGAATCTGAAGTCAAAGCATTGATCGTCACGTCGCTAAACCTCGAGGACCTGGGGCCCGAGGACATCGACAGCGAGGAACCGCTGTTCGTGGAGGGTCTCGGGCTCGACTCCATCGACGCACTGGAACTCGGCGTCGCCCTGCGCAAGAAGTACGGCCTGAAGATCGAGTCCGTGGGCGAGGACATCAAGGCGCACTTCGCCACCGTGCGCAGCCTGGCGCGGTTCATACGGTCCCAGCAGGCGGCCCAGCAGGCATAA
- a CDS encoding tyrosine-type recombinase/integrase, whose translation MAEAETRSYRNPRTRALAFRDGLMLAVLAMRPVRIGNCAGMTLDRHLEFDGDLVRVRFPAEEVKTRRPLAFLWPPALVPALRTYLSIHRPTLLAEPSSQLWLGRVGPLTRDGCIEAIRAATRRTLGIEVPPHFFRHAAATTVALHDPENTPIITSILGHSTLRTSEKHYNMARSAKAARDLQTTVRLERRKRPTVHKGA comes from the coding sequence ATGGCCGAGGCCGAGACCCGCTCCTACAGGAACCCCCGCACACGCGCTCTCGCCTTCCGTGACGGCCTTATGCTCGCCGTTCTGGCAATGCGCCCGGTCCGCATAGGCAATTGCGCGGGCATGACGTTGGACCGCCACCTGGAGTTCGACGGCGACCTTGTCCGCGTCCGCTTTCCGGCCGAGGAGGTCAAGACCCGCCGCCCGCTGGCGTTCCTGTGGCCTCCCGCCTTGGTGCCCGCCTTGCGGACGTACCTATCCATCCATCGCCCGACGCTGCTCGCGGAGCCCTCGTCGCAGCTCTGGCTGGGGCGCGTCGGGCCCCTGACGCGGGACGGCTGCATAGAAGCGATCCGCGCCGCCACACGGCGGACGCTCGGCATTGAGGTGCCGCCGCACTTTTTCCGCCACGCCGCCGCGACCACGGTCGCCTTGCACGACCCGGAGAATACGCCGATCATCACCTCCATCCTCGGGCACAGCACCCTGCGCACCTCGGAGAAACATTACAACATGGCCCGCTCGGCCAAGGCGGCGCGCGATCTCCAGACCACCGTCCGGCTGGAGCGCCGCAAACGCCCAACCGTCCATAAAGGAGCCTAA
- a CDS encoding beta-ketoacyl synthase chain length factor — MSVHHGLVGLLSIHTGNRAGHTALAAGPDSFGFGLMEALAGLAERPGEPVLLVYGDEPLPDAYASFRTGDEAGLPLVVVLALGAATEGERALTMSAGPSGDGSSAPGMAAFEFLRFFLAGADSAAAAGERMRWEWRRNA; from the coding sequence ATGTCGGTCCATCATGGGCTGGTGGGTCTTCTGTCGATCCACACCGGCAACCGTGCGGGACACACGGCGTTGGCCGCTGGGCCGGACAGCTTCGGATTCGGCCTCATGGAGGCGCTGGCCGGGCTGGCCGAACGGCCGGGGGAACCGGTCCTGCTCGTCTATGGGGACGAGCCGTTGCCCGACGCCTACGCTTCTTTCCGCACGGGCGACGAGGCGGGTTTGCCGCTGGTCGTGGTACTCGCGCTGGGCGCCGCCACGGAGGGGGAACGCGCGCTGACCATGTCGGCCGGTCCGTCGGGTGATGGCTCCTCCGCCCCTGGGATGGCTGCGTTTGAGTTCCTGCGCTTCTTCCTGGCGGGGGCGGACAGCGCTGCCGCGGCGGGCGAGCGCATGCGCTGGGAGTGGCGCCGCAATGCGTGA
- a CDS encoding AMP-binding protein, whose amino-acid sequence MTTLALSRLFAGNRSPAVPVAVTGGALVDVVRFRTDVAGNAARLLHAGCRRGLLVTQDAYWGAVGLFALLHAGAEAILPPNGQPGTLAALAGAWDWLVCDRPPGDAGPALVLRPGGEGLPLGPLDPAAPLTVFTSGSTGEAKRVAKTLALVEREAATLDRVLGDVVPAGATVHGTVTHQHVYGLAFRLCWPLASGRVVAGPAHEIWESALGALAGGDVLVTSPAHLSRLEGIAPLALGKRPSVVLSAGAPLAEDAARAAAGLFGVPVTEIFGSTETGAIALRQRAESDPPWRPLPGVAVERGANELLRVRTPFVAGDEGGGDGLFEGADRIVLLDEGGFRLLGRADQIVKIEGKRVSLTEVEERLRALPEVTDAVVIDLVHPTTRLAAVVVPSVAGAARLAEMGAFRFGRLLRRALAATQEPAGLPRQWRFVDTLPSGPLGKRRRADIVSLFEDPASMDHTSDALRGRPTEPDVRSMRPLEDGLEMELFLPADLAQLDGHFPGMPIVPGVAQIDWVAKLAARHLGVGDGVARRFQVKFRRVTVPDATVTLTLRHVPARRRLNFEYRAADEVLTSGSIALEGS is encoded by the coding sequence ATGACCACGCTCGCGCTGTCGCGCCTGTTCGCCGGGAATCGTTCCCCCGCGGTGCCCGTCGCAGTCACGGGCGGTGCCCTGGTGGACGTCGTCCGTTTCCGAACCGATGTGGCCGGTAACGCGGCGCGGCTGTTGCACGCCGGCTGCCGTCGCGGGTTGCTGGTGACGCAGGACGCCTATTGGGGCGCGGTCGGGCTGTTCGCCTTGCTGCACGCCGGAGCGGAAGCCATCCTGCCGCCGAACGGCCAGCCCGGCACGCTGGCCGCGCTGGCCGGGGCCTGGGACTGGCTGGTCTGCGACCGCCCGCCGGGCGACGCTGGCCCCGCGCTGGTGCTGCGGCCGGGAGGGGAGGGCTTGCCCCTCGGTCCGCTGGACCCGGCAGCACCCCTCACGGTCTTCACCTCCGGTTCGACCGGGGAGGCCAAGCGGGTTGCCAAGACGCTTGCCCTGGTGGAGCGCGAGGCGGCAACGCTTGACCGCGTCCTTGGCGATGTCGTGCCGGCAGGGGCAACGGTGCACGGCACCGTCACGCACCAGCACGTCTACGGGCTCGCCTTCCGCCTGTGCTGGCCGCTCGCCAGCGGACGGGTCGTCGCCGGCCCGGCGCACGAGATCTGGGAAAGCGCGCTGGGTGCGCTGGCCGGCGGCGACGTGCTGGTCACCAGCCCGGCGCATCTGTCACGGCTGGAAGGGATCGCTCCGCTCGCCCTCGGAAAGCGGCCGAGCGTCGTCCTCTCGGCCGGCGCTCCCCTGGCGGAGGATGCGGCCCGCGCCGCGGCCGGCTTGTTCGGCGTTCCCGTGACGGAGATCTTCGGCAGCACCGAAACCGGCGCCATTGCCCTGCGGCAGCGGGCGGAATCGGATCCTCCTTGGCGCCCGCTGCCCGGAGTTGCCGTGGAGAGGGGGGCGAATGAGCTGCTTCGGGTACGAACGCCCTTCGTCGCTGGCGATGAAGGCGGTGGTGATGGGCTGTTCGAGGGTGCCGACCGGATCGTCCTATTGGACGAGGGCGGGTTCCGCCTGCTCGGCCGTGCCGACCAGATCGTGAAGATCGAGGGCAAACGCGTCAGCCTGACGGAGGTGGAGGAGCGCCTGCGCGCCCTGCCGGAGGTCACGGACGCCGTTGTCATCGACCTTGTCCATCCCACGACGCGCCTTGCCGCGGTCGTGGTTCCGAGCGTCGCCGGCGCCGCGCGTCTGGCGGAGATGGGCGCCTTTCGCTTCGGTCGGCTGCTGCGCCGTGCCCTGGCGGCAACCCAGGAACCGGCGGGCTTGCCACGGCAATGGCGTTTCGTGGATACCCTGCCGTCCGGTCCGCTCGGCAAGCGGCGCCGCGCCGACATTGTATCGCTGTTCGAGGACCCCGCATCCATGGACCACACATCCGACGCCTTGCGTGGTCGGCCGACCGAGCCCGACGTTCGTTCGATGCGTCCGCTGGAGGACGGGCTGGAGATGGAGTTGTTCCTGCCGGCCGACCTCGCGCAGTTGGACGGCCACTTCCCCGGCATGCCCATCGTGCCGGGCGTTGCGCAGATCGACTGGGTGGCGAAGCTGGCCGCCCGCCATCTCGGCGTCGGCGACGGCGTGGCGCGGCGTTTCCAGGTGAAGTTCCGCCGCGTGACCGTGCCGGACGCCACCGTCACCCTGACGCTGCGGCACGTGCCGGCGCGGCGTCGGCTGAACTTTGAATACCGGGCTGCCGACGAGGTTCTGACCAGCGGCTCCATAGCACTGGAGGGGTCGTGA
- a CDS encoding nuclease domain-containing protein has product MEVTRPGAPPVLLLLDPKYKIDDANGTRPKKDDIDKMHAYRDSIVCGDGARGCPRGNPLSRPAGAVRRRRVGNPCGSRGVGATGRDDRATALRACLWRADTACCFV; this is encoded by the coding sequence CTGGAGGTCACGCGGCCCGGCGCGCCGCCGGTGCTGCTGCTCCTCGACCCGAAGTACAAGATCGATGACGCCAACGGGACCCGTCCCAAAAAGGACGACATCGACAAGATGCATGCCTACCGCGACTCCATCGTATGCGGAGATGGCGCGCGCGGTTGTCCACGCGGCAATCCTCTATCCCGGCCCGCCGGTGCGGTTCGGCGAAGGCGTGTCGGCAATCCGTGCGGATCCCGAGGCGTCGGAGCAACTGGTCGGGACGATCGAGCGACTGCTCTGCGAGCATGTCTTTGGCGAGCCGACACAGCCTGCTGCTTCGTATAG
- a CDS encoding M23 family metallopeptidase yields the protein MTTRAHAADPDRELQSVTPVHRQTLSIGRGDTLLDLLTGADVPADEATSAIAALRDLYNPRKLQVGQQVTVLFEPRRGGSGSRRFVGLEFEPDPIRSVSIARKGESGFTSSQVERAITRQPVAAQGIIRSSLFEAGSAAGVPVSVMMALIRTYSHDIDFQRDLQPGDRFEVLYEKIATVDGKPVGEGDILYAALILSGEEMAIYRHKTRDGRVDYYNRDGESIRRALLRTPIDGARITSGFGMRHHPILGYSKVHKGVDFGAPSGTPIYAAGRGVIEEAGRNGSYGNYVRIRHNTDISTAYAHLSRFAKGAQRGARVEQGDVIGYVGTTGRSTGPHLHYEVLKANHQVDPRSIDLPTGEKLAGRELQAFEQTMKTLDKAFETARSSLQLARTPAPAEEKGCTTATSC from the coding sequence ATGACGACTCGCGCACATGCGGCCGATCCGGATCGCGAGCTGCAGTCGGTCACCCCGGTCCATCGCCAGACCCTGTCCATCGGCCGCGGCGACACGCTGCTGGACCTTCTGACCGGCGCCGATGTTCCGGCCGACGAAGCGACCAGCGCCATCGCAGCCCTGCGCGATCTCTACAATCCGCGCAAGCTGCAGGTCGGCCAGCAGGTCACCGTCCTGTTCGAGCCGCGCCGCGGCGGCAGCGGATCGCGCCGGTTCGTCGGGCTGGAGTTCGAGCCCGACCCCATCCGGTCCGTCTCGATCGCGCGCAAGGGCGAATCGGGCTTCACCTCCAGCCAGGTCGAGAGGGCGATCACCCGCCAACCGGTCGCCGCCCAGGGCATCATCCGCTCCAGCCTGTTCGAGGCGGGCAGCGCCGCCGGCGTGCCGGTCTCGGTGATGATGGCGCTGATCCGCACCTATTCGCACGACATCGACTTCCAGCGCGACCTGCAGCCGGGCGACCGGTTCGAGGTGCTGTACGAGAAGATCGCCACGGTGGACGGCAAGCCGGTCGGCGAAGGCGACATCCTCTATGCCGCCCTGATCCTGAGCGGGGAGGAGATGGCGATCTACCGCCACAAGACCCGCGACGGCCGGGTCGACTATTACAATCGCGACGGCGAGAGCATCCGCCGCGCCCTGCTGCGCACCCCGATCGACGGGGCGCGGATCACGTCGGGCTTCGGCATGCGCCACCATCCGATCCTCGGCTACAGCAAGGTTCACAAGGGTGTCGATTTCGGTGCGCCGTCCGGGACGCCCATCTACGCCGCCGGCCGCGGCGTCATCGAGGAGGCCGGACGCAACGGCTCCTACGGCAATTACGTCCGCATCCGCCACAACACGGACATCTCCACCGCCTACGCCCATCTCAGCCGCTTCGCCAAGGGTGCGCAGCGCGGCGCGCGCGTCGAGCAGGGCGACGTCATCGGCTATGTCGGCACCACCGGACGGTCCACCGGCCCGCACCTGCATTACGAGGTGCTGAAGGCCAACCACCAGGTCGACCCGCGCTCGATCGACCTCCCCACCGGCGAGAAGCTGGCCGGACGCGAGTTGCAAGCCTTCGAGCAGACCATGAAGACGCTCGACAAGGCTTTCGAGACGGCCCGCAGCAGCCTGCAGCTTGCCCGCACCCCCGCCCCGGCGGAGGAGAAGGGCTGCACCACGGCCACGAGCTGCTGA
- a CDS encoding recombinase family protein, whose protein sequence is MRAVIYARYSSDQQRAASIEDQVRLCRERIDREGWSLVKTFADRAKSGATLLRSGMQGLLAGAMAAEYDVIVAEALDRLSRDQADVAAVFKRLQFAGVPIITLAEGEITDLHVGLKGTMNALFLKDLADKTRRGLRGRVEAGASGGGLCYGYDVVSGPAGEGRGQRRINEAEAAVVRRIFRDFANGLSPKRIALALNGEGVSGPSGAAWSPSTIYGNHERGTGILNNELYIGRLVWNRLRYLKDPNTGK, encoded by the coding sequence ATGCGAGCGGTGATCTACGCACGCTATTCCTCAGACCAGCAGCGCGCCGCCTCGATCGAGGACCAGGTGCGCCTGTGCCGCGAGCGCATTGATCGCGAGGGCTGGAGTCTCGTAAAGACCTTCGCCGACCGCGCGAAGAGCGGCGCGACGTTGCTGCGCTCCGGCATGCAGGGGCTGCTCGCCGGGGCCATGGCGGCCGAGTACGACGTCATCGTGGCCGAGGCGCTCGACCGCCTCTCGCGCGACCAGGCCGACGTGGCCGCCGTGTTCAAGCGCCTTCAATTCGCCGGCGTGCCGATCATCACTCTGGCCGAGGGCGAGATCACCGACCTCCACGTCGGCCTGAAGGGTACGATGAACGCGCTCTTCCTCAAGGATCTCGCGGATAAGACCCGCCGAGGCCTGCGCGGCCGTGTCGAGGCGGGCGCCTCGGGGGGCGGCTTGTGCTACGGCTATGACGTCGTGTCCGGCCCCGCGGGCGAGGGCCGCGGACAGCGCCGCATCAACGAGGCCGAAGCGGCGGTCGTGCGCCGCATCTTCCGCGACTTCGCCAACGGTCTGTCGCCCAAGCGCATCGCCCTGGCGCTCAACGGCGAGGGCGTTTCCGGCCCGTCCGGCGCCGCATGGTCGCCCTCGACCATCTACGGCAACCATGAGCGTGGCACCGGCATCCTGAACAACGAATTGTACATCGGCCGCCTGGTCTGGAACCGGCTGCGTTATCTCAAGGATCCGAACACCGGCAAGTGA
- a CDS encoding alpha/beta fold hydrolase — protein MTADDGMDLPIHSWVAQDETRAVVIAAHGMNDYAGSFDQPARAWTLSGITTYAIDQRGFGRAGRRGLWYGADRMANDLLTLARLARQRHSGVLVFLLGESMGGAVAVLAAARAEPNLLAGLVLAAPAIWGKGARAELLYSAAMALSTVVPAFTVPPLSVENPSTDDPVVLKRLREDPLIIHRTRLDTLAGIVALMRNAREGAGAVAVPTLVLLGDLDRHVPRDGVAALLERLPQPGAAPGTTLALYDHGRHLLMRSLNGGRVTADIAAWMLSPGQHLPSAADARAKACPQLLLAPNRACAADRIAASAERKAQ, from the coding sequence ATGACCGCGGACGACGGCATGGACCTCCCCATCCACAGTTGGGTGGCGCAGGACGAGACGCGCGCGGTCGTAATTGCGGCCCATGGAATGAACGACTATGCCGGATCGTTCGACCAACCGGCGCGCGCCTGGACTCTATCCGGGATCACGACCTACGCCATCGACCAGCGTGGCTTCGGCCGCGCTGGCCGGCGGGGCCTCTGGTACGGGGCCGACCGCATGGCGAATGACCTCCTCACGCTTGCGCGTCTGGCGCGCCAGCGCCACTCCGGCGTCCTGGTCTTCCTGCTGGGGGAAAGCATGGGAGGTGCGGTCGCGGTTCTGGCCGCGGCGCGGGCGGAACCGAACCTGTTGGCCGGCCTTGTGCTGGCGGCCCCGGCCATATGGGGGAAGGGCGCGCGGGCGGAGTTGCTGTACAGCGCGGCCATGGCCCTCAGCACCGTGGTCCCCGCCTTCACCGTGCCGCCGCTGTCGGTCGAGAACCCGTCCACGGACGACCCGGTCGTGCTGAAACGGCTGCGCGAGGACCCGCTGATCATCCATCGCACGCGCCTCGACACGCTGGCCGGGATCGTCGCCCTGATGCGCAACGCGCGCGAAGGAGCGGGGGCGGTGGCCGTTCCGACACTGGTGCTTCTGGGCGATCTCGACAGGCACGTGCCGCGGGATGGCGTTGCCGCGCTGCTGGAGCGCCTGCCGCAGCCGGGCGCCGCTCCGGGGACGACGCTGGCCTTGTACGACCATGGCCGGCACTTGCTGATGCGGTCTCTGAATGGCGGTCGAGTGACCGCCGACATTGCCGCCTGGATGCTGAGCCCGGGCCAGCATCTTCCCTCTGCCGCGGATGCGCGCGCCAAGGCTTGTCCGCAGCTTTTGCTGGCGCCAAACCGCGCGTGTGCCGCCGACCGGATTGCGGCGTCCGCCGAGCGGAAAGCGCAATAG
- a CDS encoding YajG family lipoprotein codes for MTYNRAAVSATLPKAKPTVEVFGVTDSRKNSSTRIGAIRGGFGNPIKTLEASAPVKDVVRQAFLDGLSARGLLAAPGAGSYGIELTVKRLDSSQLVRREAHSDFVFSVIEKTSGRQIYSKDVADNRADEGSLAGGILGSVEELRKITNDSLQAAVDQALDNPAFLSVIGVR; via the coding sequence TTGACCTACAACAGGGCGGCTGTCTCTGCGACATTGCCGAAGGCAAAGCCGACCGTGGAAGTGTTTGGCGTAACAGACTCCCGGAAAAATTCATCGACCCGGATCGGTGCCATTCGGGGTGGATTCGGAAACCCGATCAAGACTTTGGAAGCTTCCGCTCCGGTTAAGGACGTCGTCCGCCAAGCGTTTCTCGACGGGCTCAGCGCCCGCGGTCTCTTGGCTGCACCTGGGGCGGGAAGCTACGGCATCGAATTGACCGTGAAACGGCTTGACTCCAGCCAGCTCGTGCGGCGCGAGGCCCATTCGGATTTTGTGTTCTCCGTCATCGAAAAGACGTCGGGCCGTCAGATCTACAGCAAGGACGTCGCGGACAACCGCGCCGACGAAGGAAGCTTGGCGGGTGGCATCCTCGGTTCGGTCGAGGAGCTTCGGAAAATCACCAACGACAGCCTGCAAGCCGCCGTCGATCAGGCGCTGGACAACCCTGCCTTCCTCTCGGTCATTGGCGTGCGCTGA
- a CDS encoding acyl carrier protein, with protein sequence MEESMAETVMLSRDEIYEKLKGYLEDMFEVPPERVSLEARLFDDLDLDSIDAVDLVVKLQELTGRKFKPEEFKSVRTVGDILDRVHALLAV encoded by the coding sequence ATGGAGGAATCCATGGCGGAAACGGTGATGCTCTCGCGCGACGAGATCTACGAGAAGCTGAAGGGCTACCTGGAAGACATGTTCGAGGTGCCTCCGGAACGCGTGTCGCTGGAGGCGCGCCTGTTCGACGACCTGGACCTGGACAGCATTGATGCGGTCGACCTCGTGGTGAAGCTCCAGGAGCTGACGGGCCGTAAGTTCAAGCCTGAGGAGTTCAAGAGCGTCCGCACCGTCGGCGACATTCTCGACCGGGTGCATGCGCTGCTCGCGGTTTAA
- a CDS encoding transposase — MTKTRRSFTDEFKREAVALLEASGRPLEHVARELGLQASVLRNWRRVAQGHPPRSRSGSPAVSDTAMPAKPDEQTAEIARLRRELERVRQERDILKKAISIFSETLR, encoded by the coding sequence ATGACGAAGACGAGGCGATCCTTCACGGACGAGTTCAAGCGTGAGGCTGTTGCCCTGCTGGAAGCGAGCGGCCGGCCCCTGGAGCATGTGGCGCGGGAGTTGGGCCTGCAGGCCTCGGTGCTGCGGAACTGGCGGCGGGTAGCCCAAGGCCACCCGCCGCGCTCACGGTCTGGTTCCCCTGCCGTATCCGACACGGCCATGCCGGCCAAGCCGGATGAGCAGACGGCGGAGATCGCGAGGCTGCGACGCGAGCTGGAGCGCGTCCGGCAGGAACGCGACATTTTAAAAAAGGCCATCAGCATCTTCTCGGAAACACTGAGATGA
- a CDS encoding lysophospholipid acyltransferase family protein: MRERLDRLWRLAGTGFAFAFLFGGGAVLALTAFPLVHLVTPPGPRRRERNQRLIHWVFRFYVRMLLVLRIIDLDLVAAERLRDGAGGMIIANHPSLLDVVLLMALVPRAQCIVKKELWASPYLGNLVRGTGYIRNDLEPEELLEACQKAVLAGNSLIVFPEGTRSVPGEPMRLRRGFANIATLLGAELQLVTITCSPPTLIKGEPWWAIPPRRPRFRVEVGDRIDAKAWLGDQYRSLAARKLVRFIEQYYVERLAHG; this comes from the coding sequence ATGCGTGAGCGCCTCGACCGTCTCTGGCGCCTCGCCGGCACGGGCTTCGCCTTCGCTTTCCTGTTCGGCGGCGGTGCCGTCCTTGCGCTCACGGCATTTCCGCTGGTGCACCTCGTCACCCCGCCAGGCCCGCGGCGCCGGGAACGGAACCAGCGGTTGATCCACTGGGTCTTCCGCTTTTATGTGCGAATGCTGCTGGTCCTGCGCATCATCGACCTGGATCTGGTTGCGGCCGAGCGGCTGCGCGACGGCGCCGGCGGAATGATCATCGCCAACCATCCGTCGCTGCTCGACGTGGTGTTGCTGATGGCGCTCGTGCCGCGCGCACAATGCATCGTGAAGAAGGAGCTGTGGGCCAGCCCTTATCTGGGCAATCTCGTGCGCGGCACTGGCTACATCCGCAACGACCTGGAGCCCGAGGAACTGTTGGAAGCCTGCCAGAAGGCCGTCCTGGCCGGCAACAGCCTGATCGTTTTTCCTGAGGGCACTCGCTCCGTTCCCGGCGAACCGATGCGCCTGCGACGGGGCTTCGCCAACATCGCCACGCTGCTGGGTGCGGAACTCCAGCTCGTCACCATCACCTGCTCGCCGCCGACCTTGATCAAGGGCGAGCCGTGGTGGGCGATCCCGCCGCGCCGTCCGCGCTTTCGTGTCGAGGTGGGAGACCGCATCGACGCCAAGGCTTGGCTTGGCGACCAGTACCGCTCGCTTGCCGCGCGCAAGCTGGTGCGTTTCATCGAACAGTATTACGTGGAACGGCTTGCCCATGGATGA